The Marispirochaeta aestuarii genome contains the following window.
CTCCCTTCCCCGGGCTTCCACAAAGATAATATCCTGCTGCTTAAGGGGTACGATAGTCTCACCGGCGTACAGGGGCAGGGGTTTATGGTCCGCCTGTACAGGTGCATGGAGACGGCTTATAAGGCGTTCCAGATCCTCCACCGAGGGCTGGCGGGTTTTTACCCGTTTCAGGGTTTTATTGAGGCGTTCCTGGGAGACGGGTTTTACCAGATAGTCCAGGGCATGGACTTCGAAGGCCTGAAGGGCAAACTCGTCATAGGCGGTCTGGAAGATTATCGTGGGAGGGTTTTCCAGCCGGAGTATTTCCCTGGCCGCTTCGATTCCGTTTTTACCGGGCATCTGAATGTCCAGAAACACCAGGTCCGGTTTCAGTTCCCGGGACAGTTCAAGGGCGGCGAAGCCGTTTTCACCTTCTCCCACTATCGTCATGCCGCCTGCCTCTTCCAGGAGAAAGCGTATCTCCTCCCTGGCCAGGGGTTCGTCGTCGACGATGAGTACCCGCACCTCAGGCTCCCACGGACGCTGTGGCCGGCGCAGGAACGGCAAAGCCCACGGTGGTGCCTTCTCCCGGAACACTGCTTATCATGAGCCCGCTGCCGTAGAGATACTCCAGACGTTCGTTTACATTCCGCAGCCCGATGCTGTCGCTGGTATCTCCAGGATTCAGGGCCCGTTTGAGTTTTTCGGGATTCATTCCGACACCGTCGTCCCGGACCTCAAAACAGATCGACTCCCCCTGACGCCAGGCGGAGAGCCGTATTTTCCCTCCCTGAAGTTTGCCTGCTATCCCGTGCTTGACGGCATTCTCCACAATCGGCTGCAGGGTCAGGGGCGGAAGCAGGGTGTTCTCGGGGGCCTCCACGGCATATTCTATGCTGAGCTTGTCGCCGAAGCGGCTTTTTTCTATTTCCAGATAGGAACGGATGTACCGGAGCTCCTCTTCCAGGGGAATGTGATTTTCCGGCTTTTTCAGCGAGCGTCGCAACAGTTCGCTCAAGGAGATCAGGAGCTCCCGGGCCTGCCGGGGTTTGGTCCGGATGAGGGATGTTATGGTTGTAAGGGCATTGAAAAGAAAATGGGGTCTGATCTGGCTTTGCAGGGCCTGCAGCTCCGCCGTTGCCAGCAGCTCCGACTGCCGCTGGAGTTCACTGACCTCGATCTGGGTGGAAAAGAGGGTGGCCAGTCCCAGGGCAACCTCCGTATCCACGGAGTTGACCGTTCTGCGACCGGTACGATAGAGCTTGAGGGTCCCGACGGTCTCTCCCTTGACCTTCAGAGGCACAATTACCGCGGAACTCAGGGGGCAGCCCTCTTCCGAGCAGCCTATCTCCTCCTTCGTGCCGGCCACGCGGTATGACCCGCTCTGAATAACCTCACGGGTCAGGTTTGTTCGAAGGGGTTCCAGGGCTTTATGATGGTTCTCGCCGGCGCCCTTGTGGGCGAGGCATTTTTCCCTGTTCGTCAGGGAGACTGCAGAGACCTTGAGGTTTTTCAGGATAATTGACGCCGCTATTGCGGCCGTCTCCGGTGTGAATCCTGAACGCAGGAATTCGGTAGTCTCCCGTGCGGTTGCCAGGACCCGGTGCGACTGCCTGACGGCGATACGTTCTTCTTCGCGGAAGGCATCCTCCGAAACCGCGATGAACATACCGATGCCCACGGCGTTTCCCAGAACCATGGGAACGGCTATTATCTGGACAAGCTGCAGGGCTTCTGCAAAAGGTCTGGCGATCAGAAGTATCAGGAGCATCTGCACCAGTTCCGCCGTGGCCCCCCATCGGGCGGCGAAGAGCCATTTGTTCTCCGCCCTGCGAAAACGGGGACTCAGGAATCCGGCGATAAGCCCTTCGGTAATGGTGGACACCATGCATGCCACGGAGGTGAAACCTCCGATATCGATGGACCAGCGATGGAACCCCGCCAGTATTCCTGCTGTGATCCCCACCAGAGGACCTCCCAGAAGTCCCCCCACAAAAACTCCCACTACCCGGGCATTCGCCAGGGCTCCCATTATCGGAATTCCCGTGTATGTGCCCAGAATACCGATGCCGGAAAAAAAGAGAAGAAGTACGATGATCTCACGAGGCCTGGGACTGGTAGCAAGAACCATTCTTTTAAGACCGCGTATTCTGGTCAGTAAAAAGGCGAAAAAGAGAATCAAGCCTCCCTGGCTTACCAGATTGCGCAGCAGTATGATTACCTGATTATCGAAGTGCATAGAATTACCGGGGTCAGAATACAACAAAGACAAAGGCTTCTCAAGCATCAATCTTCTATAGTAGTATTTGAAGGTGCCCATACGTTTTTAACTGGAGGTTCTTTGATATGGTCAGCAGCGGTGAGTTTTTCTCCGTCCCCATAGGACAGGCTCTGGTTCAGCAGGGAGAATTAAGCAGAGAGCAGGTTGATCAGGTACTGCAGATGCAGAAGAATGGCGATAAGCGTCTCTTTGGCGAAATAGCTGTGGACATGGGATATCTCGATTTATTAACGGTAATCCGCTACCTGGAAGCCGAAGACAGAGGAGAATAGGCTCCTCAGCCCGCTTTGCAGGTAATAGTAATCTTTACGCCGCGCGTGTTCTCTATTTCCAGCGAACCATCCAATTGACGGACAAGGGCGTCAATCAGTTTGAGGCCAAGCCCGGAACCCTTTTCTGTTTTAATATGCTCAGGCAATCCGGATCCGTTGTCCCTGTAAACAAGTCTCAGTGATGAATCGCCTCCTTTCGACACCTTCAGCCTGATCTGCCCCTCCGGAGTTTCGTTGAATGCGTGTTTCATGGAATTTGTAATCAGTTCGGTAATAATAATCCCAAGAGGAGTCATGACCTTTGGCTTTATTTTCAGATTCTCCACATCAACGGAGCAGTTTATACCGGGTCTCGGCGGAAAGGAATCCGCTATTCTCTGTACCAGGGGAGGGATGAAATCATTTGCATTGAGTTCACGATAGTTCTCCGAACGGTACAGCTGTTCGTAGAGCAGCATCATGGTCTGCAGCCTGCCGGCAGCATCCTTGAGAATATTCCGGCTGTTTTTGTCTTCCAGGGAGCGGGACTGAATTGACAGCAGGCTGTGGATCATGTTCATGTTGTTCTTTATGCGATGGTGGGTTTCCTGGAGAAGCAGTTCCTTTTCCCTGAGCAGGTTCTGGAGCTCCTGTCTGCTGTTCCGCAGATCCTCCTCAATTTTCTGTCTCTTCAGTGCAATGCTTGCCTGTCGTACGAAAGCCTCTATGGTTTCGCTGTTCTTTATGGTGTTCCCCCTTTTCATGAGGAATGTGGAGGTCGCATATATCTGTTTGTCCACCATAAAGGCCATTCCGTATATACTGCCTATCTGAAAAAAACTTTCCAGGGCGCTGCAGACCCTTTTGGGAATTCCCCCGAAGGTCAGCTCATGGAGTCCCCCGGAGAACTCTTCGAGTTTTCCGCCTGCAAGTTCAAATATGGATGAATCCACCCTGTAGGTATTTCCGACGGGATTGAGACCCATTATGGAAATCAGCCTGTCGTACCTGTTTCCCACCCCCAGCAGGGCCTCCGTGGTCAGAACCCCCTCGTTCTGGTTAACCGAGTTAACCGTGATGTATGCCTCCGGGACCAGGGTGTGAAGGCATTCGCCTATGTACCTGTAGATGTTCCGGTCCACCGCGGTGTCTATGAACTGAACTGCCGTGTCGGCAAGGAACCTGATATTCCTGAGCTGCTCATTCGCGGCCCCTTCGGCGGATTCCTTCCGGGCGTTCTCCTTTTTCAGCTGGCTCTGGGTTTCAAACAATTCGAAGGCCATGTTTATGGATTCAATCAAAACGAACTCGCCGGCGTACTTGAGAACATAGCCGTACCTGGCGATTCCCCGCACCTGGTCTACCATCTCCTTTTCCGCGTGATTGGTACAGAAGATTATGGGAAGATCCCGTAAGGTCAGGATCTTTTCTGCGGTTCCGGTGCCATCCGGTTTTCCCGGTCCCAGATCGATATCCATAAGGACCATATTTATTGAAGGGTCCCTTTTTATGCATTCAATGGCCTGTGCCCCGCTGTTTGCCGGTATGACCGCAAAACCGTACTCCTCGAGGGTCAGTTTCTGACTTGCAGCCACCAGGACTTCATCTTCTACAAGGAGGATTGTTTTTTGTGCCGCAGTCATTTGTTTCCTTTCGCAGTCGCAGTTGTACCGGCGAATACCCGTATCCGACAGCAGAATATATCTTATAGTATAGCTGTTTACGGCATTTTTACAAACAGGTGGAATACCGGAAGATTCGATAAATCTTGACACCCCTTCGAGTTCGACGGTACTATGCTAATCCTATGACAGGCAATGAACTACGAAGCAAATATCTTGATTTCTTCAGGCGCCACGGCCATGCCGTTATTTCCGGCGCAAGTCTAATACCCGAGAACGATCCCACCGTTCTCTTTACCACCGCCGGGATGCACCCTCTTGTACCCTACATCCTTGGTGAGCCCCATCCGGCGGGAACCCGGCTGACGGATGTGCAGAAGTGTATCCGAACCGGCGACATAGACGCTGTGGGGGATCCCAGTCATCTTACCTTTTTCGAGATGCTGGGAAACTGGTCCCTGGGGGATTATTTCAAGGATGAGGCCATACGGATGAGTTACGAGTTTCTCACCTCTCCGGAATGGCTGGGAATCAGCCCGGACAAGCTGAGTGTAACGGTGTTTGCCGGAGACGATGATGCCCCCCGGGACGATGAGTCCGCATCTGTATGGCGTTCCCTGGGAATTCCCGAAGAGCGCATTTACTATCTGCCGAAAGAAGACAACTGGTGGGGGCCCGCCGGCCAGACGGGACCCTGCGGCCCCGACAGCGAGATGTTCATGGACACCGGCAGGGAGGCCTGCGGCCCGGACTGCCGGCCAGGCTGCCACTGCGGGAAGTACTTCGAGGTATGGAACGACGTGTTCATGCAGTACAACAAGCAGGCCGACGGTACATATGCAAAACTGCAGCGGAAATGCGTTGATACCGGCATGGGAATCGAACGGACCATAACGATTCTTCAGGGTAAGGCCTCGGTGTATGAGACCGAGCTCTTTACGCCCATCATCGAAGAGATTACCCGGATATCCGGCATCGCCTACGGTGGAGGAGACGAGGCGGATACCTCTATCCGTATCATTGCAGACCATGTAAAGACCGCAACATTTATTATCGGCGACCCCAGGGGAGTCACCCCTTCCAACCTGGGACAGGGATACATCCTGCGAAGACTGATTCGCCGGGCAAGCAGGCACGGCCGGAAGCTTGGCATAGAGGGGGCATTTCTCTCTCAACCGGCCCGGATCGTGATTGATATGTACCGGGAGGTCTATCCCGAACTGGCGGAGAAGATGGACTTTATCCTCAAAGAGCTCACTTCCGAGGAGGAGAAATTCCTCAAGACCCTGCAGAAGGGTGAACACGAGTTCGAAAAGCTTCTTCCGAGCCTTGAGAAGAACCCGAAGAAGCAGATTCCCGGACGTCTCGCCTTCAAGCTCTATGATACCTACGGCTTTCCCGTGGAGATCACAGAAGAGCTCGCAGCCGAGCACGGATTTTCTGTCGACAGGGAAGGATTTGACGCGGCCTTCGCCAAGCACCAGGAGGCCTCCAAGAAAGGTGCGGAAAAGACCTTCAAGGGAGGGCTTGCCGACCAGTCCGAACTGACTACCCGGCTGCACACCGCAACCCACCTGCTGCACAAGGCCCTGCGTACGGTCCTGGGCGAGCACGTCAGCCAGAAAGGGTCC
Protein-coding sequences here:
- a CDS encoding alanine--tRNA ligase gives rise to the protein MTGNELRSKYLDFFRRHGHAVISGASLIPENDPTVLFTTAGMHPLVPYILGEPHPAGTRLTDVQKCIRTGDIDAVGDPSHLTFFEMLGNWSLGDYFKDEAIRMSYEFLTSPEWLGISPDKLSVTVFAGDDDAPRDDESASVWRSLGIPEERIYYLPKEDNWWGPAGQTGPCGPDSEMFMDTGREACGPDCRPGCHCGKYFEVWNDVFMQYNKQADGTYAKLQRKCVDTGMGIERTITILQGKASVYETELFTPIIEEITRISGIAYGGGDEADTSIRIIADHVKTATFIIGDPRGVTPSNLGQGYILRRLIRRASRHGRKLGIEGAFLSQPARIVIDMYREVYPELAEKMDFILKELTSEEEKFLKTLQKGEHEFEKLLPSLEKNPKKQIPGRLAFKLYDTYGFPVEITEELAAEHGFSVDREGFDAAFAKHQEASKKGAEKTFKGGLADQSELTTRLHTATHLLHKALRTVLGEHVSQKGSNITPERLRFDFSHPDKMSPEEIRAVEDMVNEQIRRDLPVTMEVMTLEQAQKAGALAFFGDKYEEKVKVYTMGDYSKEVCGGPHVSHLGELGHFRIQKEQSSSAGVRRIRAVLESVE
- a CDS encoding histidine kinase dimerization/phosphoacceptor domain -containing protein — its product is MTAAQKTILLVEDEVLVAASQKLTLEEYGFAVIPANSGAQAIECIKRDPSINMVLMDIDLGPGKPDGTGTAEKILTLRDLPIIFCTNHAEKEMVDQVRGIARYGYVLKYAGEFVLIESINMAFELFETQSQLKKENARKESAEGAANEQLRNIRFLADTAVQFIDTAVDRNIYRYIGECLHTLVPEAYITVNSVNQNEGVLTTEALLGVGNRYDRLISIMGLNPVGNTYRVDSSIFELAGGKLEEFSGGLHELTFGGIPKRVCSALESFFQIGSIYGMAFMVDKQIYATSTFLMKRGNTIKNSETIEAFVRQASIALKRQKIEEDLRNSRQELQNLLREKELLLQETHHRIKNNMNMIHSLLSIQSRSLEDKNSRNILKDAAGRLQTMMLLYEQLYRSENYRELNANDFIPPLVQRIADSFPPRPGINCSVDVENLKIKPKVMTPLGIIITELITNSMKHAFNETPEGQIRLKVSKGGDSSLRLVYRDNGSGLPEHIKTEKGSGLGLKLIDALVRQLDGSLEIENTRGVKITITCKAG
- a CDS encoding LytS/YhcK type 5TM receptor domain-containing protein; translation: MHFDNQVIILLRNLVSQGGLILFFAFLLTRIRGLKRMVLATSPRPREIIVLLLFFSGIGILGTYTGIPIMGALANARVVGVFVGGLLGGPLVGITAGILAGFHRWSIDIGGFTSVACMVSTITEGLIAGFLSPRFRRAENKWLFAARWGATAELVQMLLILLIARPFAEALQLVQIIAVPMVLGNAVGIGMFIAVSEDAFREEERIAVRQSHRVLATARETTEFLRSGFTPETAAIAASIILKNLKVSAVSLTNREKCLAHKGAGENHHKALEPLRTNLTREVIQSGSYRVAGTKEEIGCSEEGCPLSSAVIVPLKVKGETVGTLKLYRTGRRTVNSVDTEVALGLATLFSTQIEVSELQRQSELLATAELQALQSQIRPHFLFNALTTITSLIRTKPRQARELLISLSELLRRSLKKPENHIPLEEELRYIRSYLEIEKSRFGDKLSIEYAVEAPENTLLPPLTLQPIVENAVKHGIAGKLQGGKIRLSAWRQGESICFEVRDDGVGMNPEKLKRALNPGDTSDSIGLRNVNERLEYLYGSGLMISSVPGEGTTVGFAVPAPATASVGA
- a CDS encoding LytR/AlgR family response regulator transcription factor, whose amino-acid sequence is MRVLIVDDEPLAREEIRFLLEEAGGMTIVGEGENGFAALELSRELKPDLVFLDIQMPGKNGIEAAREILRLENPPTIIFQTAYDEFALQAFEVHALDYLVKPVSQERLNKTLKRVKTRQPSVEDLERLISRLHAPVQADHKPLPLYAGETIVPLKQQDIIFVEARGREVRIVSNRGEFFYHGTFWQIEEQLTHPDFLHCHRSYIVNISLVERIDLWVNNTFMLRLAGTAEMIPVSRSHIGEFRKRLNL